A single genomic interval of Antarcticibacterium arcticum harbors:
- a CDS encoding thioredoxin family protein, whose protein sequence is MSKFGELIDLNIPVLLDFYTEWNDASASMHPVLRDVAAALGDKAKIIKIDVDKNTQLAEALRVKGLPTLMIYKNGEMKWRQSGEQDANTLIGLLKEYI, encoded by the coding sequence ATGTCAAAATTTGGTGAATTAATAGATTTAAACATTCCGGTCTTATTGGATTTTTATACCGAATGGAATGATGCTTCAGCCTCCATGCATCCCGTACTTAGAGATGTTGCTGCCGCCCTGGGAGACAAGGCCAAGATCATCAAAATAGATGTTGATAAGAATACGCAGCTTGCAGAAGCCTTGCGTGTAAAAGGCCTTCCTACACTTATGATCTATAAGAATGGGGAAATGAAATGGAGACAAAGCGGTGAGCAGGATGCCAATACTCTTATTGGGCTTCTTAAAGAGTATATCTAG
- a CDS encoding metallophosphoesterase has translation MRWIIFIFIYFLINFYSFQSLRTITRSNWVLIGYVIVSIAILVNLIYQLSQPNPEGGFTGGRGYAIGFMLAFMAGNLISMLFMFGEDIGRVIVAVFQKVTTPAESFSLPSRRKFISQIAMGIAAIPFASLLYGMYEGRYNFKVLKYTLHFEDLPDSFNGYRVAQISDIHSGSFDNKKKIEYAIDLINEQEADTVLFTGDLVNNLADEMTPWTRTFANIKSKDGVFSVLGNHDYGDYVSWNSDRERLANVQAVKDVHAKMGWNLLLNEHRFIEKNGERIALVGVENWGTGGFKKKGDLDKAGQGLSPGDFKILMSHDPSYWQEKIKTDPNNYQLTLSGHTHGMQFGIEIPGWFKWSPVQYRYENWAGIYEEFGRYINVNRGFGFLAYPGRVGIWPEISVIELRKGPKPA, from the coding sequence ATGCGCTGGATCATTTTCATTTTCATATATTTTTTAATTAATTTTTATTCCTTTCAGTCCCTAAGGACTATTACCCGTAGTAATTGGGTATTAATAGGATATGTTATAGTATCTATAGCAATTTTAGTCAATTTGATATATCAATTATCACAACCAAATCCTGAAGGTGGCTTTACGGGGGGCAGGGGATATGCTATAGGTTTTATGCTGGCCTTTATGGCGGGTAATTTAATTAGCATGCTTTTTATGTTTGGCGAAGATATAGGAAGAGTTATTGTGGCCGTTTTTCAAAAGGTTACCACCCCTGCTGAAAGCTTTAGTTTACCATCCCGTCGAAAATTTATAAGTCAGATCGCTATGGGAATAGCAGCCATTCCATTTGCATCCCTGCTTTATGGAATGTATGAGGGAAGGTACAATTTCAAAGTTTTAAAATACACCCTGCATTTTGAGGATCTGCCAGATTCCTTTAATGGATATCGAGTAGCCCAAATAAGCGACATTCACAGTGGAAGTTTTGATAATAAAAAGAAAATTGAATATGCCATTGACCTTATTAATGAACAGGAGGCTGATACGGTTTTATTTACCGGTGATCTGGTGAATAACCTGGCGGACGAGATGACACCGTGGACCCGCACCTTTGCGAATATTAAATCCAAAGATGGCGTATTTTCTGTATTGGGAAATCATGATTACGGAGATTATGTAAGCTGGAACAGTGACAGGGAAAGACTGGCCAATGTTCAGGCGGTAAAAGATGTACATGCTAAAATGGGATGGAATCTTTTGCTTAATGAGCATAGGTTTATTGAAAAGAATGGAGAAAGGATCGCATTGGTAGGAGTAGAGAATTGGGGTACAGGCGGCTTTAAAAAGAAAGGTGATCTTGATAAGGCAGGGCAGGGCTTATCACCCGGCGATTTCAAAATCCTTATGAGTCACGACCCATCCTACTGGCAGGAAAAGATTAAAACAGATCCTAATAACTACCAGCTTACTTTAAGTGGCCATACCCATGGGATGCAATTTGGGATCGAGATCCCTGGTTGGTTTAAATGGAGCCCAGTGCAATACAGGTACGAGAACTGGGCAGGGATTTATGAGGAATTTGGAAGATATATTAATGTTAACCGCGGTTTTGGTTTCCTGGCATATCCCGGGAGAGTAGGAATCTGGCCTGAAATAAGTGTAATTGAATTACGAAAAGGTCCTAAGCCTGCATAA
- the polA gene encoding DNA polymerase I produces the protein MAEQKRLFLLDAYALIFRGYYAFIKNPQVNSKGLDTSAIMGFLNSLFDVIRRERPDHLAVCFDKDGSTERTEMYSDYKANRDATPEPIMIAIPYIQSILEAMHIPVVVLPGCEADDVIGTLAKQAEKENYRVFMVTPDKDFAQLVSENIFMYRPARMGNGIEILGIPEVKEKFGVDRPEQVIDFLGMMGDASDNIPGLPGVGEKTAKKFLKEFGSMEELLANTHKLKGKMKERLEEFGEQGILSKKLATIKCDCDVRFDETDYELSQPDAAKVQEIFEELEFRRLKEQFLKLFSGEETATPTQVTSTATARAQAQQAPTAGAGQFSLFGEEAEKIESYSGRKTLKDASHVYQSLAPGMATELFLQNLMKQTSVCFDTETTSLNCLEAKLVGIAFSWEAGKGFYLPFPEDDAGAQKLIDKLRPFFESEKIEKIGQNLKYDIKTLAKYNIDVKGPLFDTMIAHYLINPDMRHNMDVLAETYLNYTPQSITELIGKKGKGQGNMRDVPLEQLTEYAVEDADITLQLKQHFEPELQEANTESLFKEIEIPLVRVLADMELEGINLDEKFLKSLSKDLENDIKELEDRIYEEAGEQFNIGSPKQLGLILFEKLELIKKPKKTKTGQYSTGEDVLSVLANDHDIVRCVLDYRGLVKLKNTYIDALPTQVEKTTGRVHTDYMQTVAATGRLSSNNPNLQNIPIRTERGREVRKAFVPRDENFRILAADYSQIELRIIAALSGEKNMIEAFKQGEDIHSSTASRVFNVPLEEVTREQRGNAKTVNFGIVYGVSAFGLSNQTGLSRGESKELIDTYYATYPQLRKYISDQIEFAREHGYVQTVLGRRRYLKDINSQNQVVRGAAERNAVNAPIQGSAADIIKIAMINIHKKLKEGKFKTKMLLQVHDELVFDAHKDEIEVVTKMIKTQMENAFKLDVPLDVEVGIGDNWLEAH, from the coding sequence ATGGCCGAACAAAAACGTTTATTTCTACTGGATGCTTACGCCCTGATCTTCAGGGGATACTATGCTTTTATAAAAAATCCACAGGTAAATTCCAAGGGGTTGGACACCTCGGCAATTATGGGATTTTTGAACTCGCTATTTGATGTGATAAGAAGAGAACGGCCAGATCATCTCGCCGTTTGTTTTGACAAAGATGGCAGCACCGAACGTACCGAAATGTATTCAGATTATAAGGCCAATCGCGACGCTACACCCGAGCCTATTATGATCGCCATTCCCTATATCCAGAGCATTCTTGAAGCTATGCATATTCCGGTAGTAGTACTTCCCGGCTGCGAGGCCGATGATGTGATTGGAACCCTGGCCAAACAGGCCGAAAAAGAAAATTACCGGGTTTTTATGGTCACTCCTGATAAAGATTTCGCCCAACTGGTTTCCGAAAATATTTTTATGTATCGTCCCGCAAGGATGGGCAACGGGATCGAAATCCTTGGAATTCCTGAAGTAAAAGAAAAATTTGGGGTAGACCGTCCTGAGCAGGTAATAGACTTCCTGGGAATGATGGGGGATGCATCAGACAATATTCCCGGTTTACCGGGGGTGGGTGAAAAAACGGCGAAAAAATTCCTTAAGGAATTTGGCAGTATGGAAGAACTTCTGGCCAATACCCACAAACTTAAAGGCAAAATGAAGGAAAGGCTGGAAGAGTTTGGCGAACAGGGAATTCTTTCAAAAAAACTGGCCACTATAAAATGTGATTGCGATGTGCGCTTTGACGAGACAGATTATGAATTGTCACAGCCCGATGCCGCAAAGGTCCAGGAGATCTTTGAAGAGCTGGAATTTAGAAGGTTAAAAGAGCAATTCCTTAAATTATTCTCTGGAGAAGAAACCGCCACTCCTACACAGGTGACCAGTACCGCAACTGCCAGAGCTCAGGCTCAACAGGCTCCTACAGCGGGAGCTGGCCAATTTTCCCTATTTGGAGAAGAAGCTGAAAAAATTGAGTCTTATTCCGGAAGAAAAACCCTGAAAGATGCCTCCCATGTGTATCAAAGTCTTGCCCCGGGGATGGCTACCGAATTATTTCTACAGAATTTAATGAAACAAACATCGGTTTGTTTTGACACCGAAACTACCAGTTTAAATTGTCTCGAAGCAAAGCTCGTGGGAATTGCTTTTTCCTGGGAAGCAGGAAAAGGCTTCTACCTGCCATTTCCTGAAGATGATGCGGGGGCACAGAAGCTCATTGATAAACTGCGACCTTTCTTTGAATCTGAAAAAATTGAAAAGATTGGACAGAATCTTAAATATGATATTAAAACTCTCGCAAAATATAATATAGATGTAAAAGGACCATTATTTGACACCATGATCGCGCATTACCTAATCAATCCTGATATGCGCCACAATATGGATGTACTGGCCGAAACTTACCTAAACTATACCCCTCAATCTATTACCGAGTTAATTGGTAAAAAAGGAAAAGGACAGGGAAATATGAGAGATGTTCCCCTGGAACAACTTACTGAATATGCGGTGGAAGACGCAGATATTACCCTCCAGTTAAAACAACATTTTGAACCCGAATTACAGGAAGCTAATACAGAGAGCCTTTTTAAAGAGATAGAGATACCACTTGTAAGAGTGCTTGCCGATATGGAACTGGAGGGAATCAACCTGGACGAAAAATTTCTTAAATCCCTCTCTAAGGACCTTGAAAATGATATAAAAGAACTTGAAGACAGGATCTACGAAGAAGCCGGAGAGCAGTTCAACATTGGTTCACCCAAGCAACTTGGGCTCATTTTATTTGAAAAACTGGAGCTTATAAAAAAACCAAAAAAGACTAAAACCGGCCAGTATTCCACTGGTGAAGATGTACTTTCGGTTCTTGCCAATGACCACGATATTGTGCGCTGCGTGCTCGATTACCGCGGGTTGGTAAAACTAAAGAATACTTATATTGACGCTTTACCTACCCAGGTTGAAAAAACTACCGGCCGGGTGCATACAGATTATATGCAAACTGTTGCTGCCACAGGAAGGTTAAGCTCCAACAACCCCAATCTTCAAAATATTCCCATTCGTACTGAAAGAGGTCGGGAAGTAAGGAAAGCCTTTGTACCGCGTGATGAAAATTTCAGGATCCTCGCCGCAGATTATTCCCAAATTGAACTTAGGATCATAGCTGCCTTAAGCGGAGAAAAAAATATGATAGAGGCCTTTAAACAGGGAGAAGATATTCACTCTTCCACCGCTTCCAGGGTATTTAATGTTCCTTTGGAAGAAGTTACCCGGGAACAGCGTGGGAATGCAAAAACGGTCAATTTTGGTATTGTTTACGGGGTTTCTGCATTTGGGTTAAGTAATCAGACCGGGCTTAGCAGGGGAGAATCTAAAGAACTTATAGATACTTATTATGCTACTTACCCACAATTAAGAAAATACATAAGTGACCAAATAGAATTTGCCAGGGAACATGGCTATGTGCAAACTGTTTTAGGCAGAAGGCGTTATTTAAAGGATATTAACTCCCAAAACCAGGTGGTACGCGGTGCCGCCGAGAGAAATGCGGTAAACGCACCTATCCAGGGAAGTGCTGCCGATATTATCAAGATCGCCATGATCAACATTCACAAGAAATTAAAAGAAGGGAAATTCAAGACTAAAATGTTGTTGCAGGTACATGATGAATTGGTTTTTGATGCACACAAAGATGAAATTGAAGTGGTTACCAAAATGATAAAGACCCAGATGGAAAACGCCTTTAAACTTGATGTTCCTCTGGATGTTGAAGTGGGGATAGGTGATAACTGGCTGGAAGCGCACTAA
- a CDS encoding polysaccharide deacetylase family protein yields MTSINRFIATAGRIFFPSLLWNKVSTEKILYLTFDDGPIPEVTPWVLSLLKEYDAKATFFCIGDNVHKHPDVFKMILADGHRIGNHTFNHLNGWKTSSDNYLENILQAERTIRDKLQEKLIAAPPSEITKKPQFHYLKTPKERPTNNNSQQTTPLQQPTSTGQKLFRPPFGKITPIQIRKLEQQDYKIVMWDVISEDYNPTKNPESCLKEVKNFSKPGSIVVFHDSLKAYGNLKIILPSVLQHYSQKGYEFKAL; encoded by the coding sequence ATGACAAGCATAAACAGGTTTATTGCTACAGCAGGAAGGATTTTTTTTCCCTCCCTGCTGTGGAATAAAGTTTCTACCGAAAAAATCCTGTACCTCACCTTTGATGATGGCCCCATTCCTGAAGTTACTCCCTGGGTCTTATCCCTTCTGAAGGAATACGACGCAAAAGCTACTTTTTTCTGCATTGGAGATAATGTGCATAAACATCCTGACGTGTTTAAAATGATTTTAGCTGATGGTCACCGCATTGGCAACCACACCTTTAATCATTTAAATGGCTGGAAAACTTCCTCAGATAATTATTTGGAAAACATTCTACAGGCAGAGAGAACAATTAGAGATAAACTCCAGGAAAAATTAATTGCAGCTCCTCCTTCAGAAATAACAAAAAAACCTCAATTCCATTATCTCAAAACCCCAAAGGAACGGCCAACCAATAACAATTCACAACAAACAACCCCACTCCAACAACCAACATCTACCGGCCAAAAACTTTTTCGGCCTCCTTTCGGAAAGATTACCCCTATTCAAATAAGAAAATTGGAACAACAGGATTACAAAATTGTTATGTGGGATGTTATAAGTGAAGATTACAATCCAACTAAAAACCCGGAATCCTGTTTAAAGGAGGTGAAAAATTTTTCAAAACCGGGAAGCATCGTTGTATTTCACGACAGTTTAAAAGCATATGGAAATTTGAAAATAATTCTTCCTTCAGTTCTTCAACATTACTCCCAGAAGGGATATGAGTTCAAAGCCCTCTAG